From Acidobacteriota bacterium, one genomic window encodes:
- a CDS encoding Glu/Leu/Phe/Val dehydrogenase has protein sequence MTETNSSVFDMAMEQFEAAADLLQLDDDVRNKIKYPERCLIVSVPIRLDDGRIQRFEGYRVQHSTARGPAKGGLRYHPRVNLDEVKALATWMTWKSAIVGIPFGGGKGGVCCNPKNMSSGELERLTRRFTNEILPFIGPEKDIPAPDAYTNPQVMAWIMDTYSMNKGYCVPGVVTGKPLELGGSMGRIEATGRGVFFTIGCAAEHLGLKLDALKVCVQGFGNAGSVVARLLDEAGAKVIAVSDSQGCVYNSNGLPPGKLIDYKNRTGSVSGFPESEPMPAEDLLHCPCDVLIPAALEDAITEDNAAGIRARIVAEAANGPTTPAADRILQAKEVFLIPDILCNAGGVTVSYLEWVQSIQHLFWEEADVFKRLQTIMRHSFKSVLDLSVDKRVPMRTAASMVGIERVARATRLRGLYP, from the coding sequence ATGACTGAAACAAATTCAAGCGTGTTCGACATGGCTATGGAGCAGTTCGAGGCGGCGGCCGATCTCCTGCAACTGGACGACGACGTCAGGAACAAGATCAAGTACCCGGAACGCTGCCTGATCGTCTCCGTGCCCATCCGGCTGGACGATGGCCGCATCCAGCGTTTCGAGGGCTATCGGGTGCAGCACAGCACGGCCAGAGGGCCTGCCAAGGGAGGCCTTCGCTATCATCCCAGGGTGAACCTGGACGAGGTGAAGGCGCTGGCGACCTGGATGACCTGGAAATCGGCGATCGTGGGCATCCCCTTCGGCGGCGGCAAGGGCGGGGTCTGCTGCAACCCCAAGAACATGAGTAGTGGAGAGCTGGAACGGCTGACCCGAAGGTTCACCAACGAGATCCTTCCCTTTATCGGTCCCGAAAAGGATATCCCGGCGCCGGATGCCTACACCAATCCCCAAGTGATGGCCTGGATCATGGACACCTACAGCATGAACAAGGGCTACTGCGTTCCGGGCGTGGTCACCGGAAAACCCCTGGAGTTGGGAGGATCCATGGGTCGCATCGAGGCTACCGGCCGCGGCGTGTTCTTCACCATCGGGTGCGCCGCGGAGCACCTCGGGTTGAAGCTGGACGCGCTCAAGGTGTGCGTTCAGGGGTTTGGAAACGCCGGTTCGGTGGTCGCCCGTCTTCTGGACGAAGCCGGGGCCAAGGTGATTGCGGTCAGCGATTCTCAGGGGTGTGTCTACAACTCGAACGGACTGCCGCCCGGCAAGCTCATCGACTACAAGAATCGGACCGGAAGTGTTTCGGGTTTCCCGGAATCGGAGCCGATGCCGGCCGAGGATTTGCTCCATTGTCCCTGTGACGTTCTGATTCCGGCGGCGCTGGAAGACGCCATCACCGAGGACAACGCCGCCGGGATCCGGGCTCGGATCGTGGCCGAGGCAGCCAACGGCCCCACCACCCCGGCCGCCGACAGGATCCTGCAGGCCAAGGAGGTGTTCCTGATTCCGGACATCCTGTGTAACGCCGGAGGAGTCACGGTCTCCTATCTGGAGTGGGTGCAATCCATTCAACACCTCTTCTGGGAGGAGGCTGACGTCTTCAAGAGGCTGCAAACCATCATGAGGCACAGCTTCAAGTCGGTTCTGGACCTCTCCGTCGACAAGAGAGTCCCCATGCGGACGGCAGCCAGCATGGTCGGTATCGAGCGAGTGGCCAGGGCGACCCGGCTGAGGGGCCTCTATCCCTGA